CTAGGATCTCACTTCTCCCAGcaccgggggtgggggagggggggagcccACAAGGAAACGCCCGGAGAACTTCCCGAGAAGAGCCAGGACAGCAAGTTAGTCTGCGCCTGAGGCCTGTGGCTGGGGAAGCCGCCCCACCTAGCACCTAGCAGCCTGCGAGACAGGCTCTCTGAAGTCTGTGACACGGCTCTGCCAACGGGCTAGGCAGTGCAgcggggaggaaaggaaagggtcTGGACGCAGGCCATGAaggggaggggcccagggcaAGGCGAGTCTGAGGGAGCGGGGCCAGGCCTGGGACGGGGGGCTGCCGTCCGCCGGGGGAGActttctgcccctgcccctgccccgttGAGCACGGTAGGGTGACCGTGAAGGGAGCCAGTGGTGCTCGTCTGGGTCAGCaccgggggaggggcagcagggggcCGCCCAAGTTCCACCTCGGAACAGCCAGACCTTCTTAGTCCCAAGGCCACCAGGGATCAGTTCCTGGGCCTGCGGGAAGGAGGGGTGAGGCTGCCCAGGACAAGAGAGGGTCTGAATGGGCCCAGATTAGGAAGCACTGAGCAGAAATGGGTGGTATCTGGTCTTTGTGGAATGCTGGGTCTGGGGCTGAGAAAGGGAGTCTTTTCTACCTGCCTGCCTCCAGCTTAGCTCCATTCTGCCCAGGACAATATTAATAAGGCTGATGGTGAGGGATTCTGGAAGAAACGGCGGACACTCGCACAGGTGGTAAGCCACAGGGCAGAGCCATGACACAAGGACCGTCGGCGTCGGGAATAACGAGGAAGGGACCCAGAGGGGCGTCTGAGCTGATGTTCTATCTTCTGGACGTGGCTGGTTGCTAACACAGGTCTTCACTCTTCAATTATTTATTCTACCATATTTACGGTAATTGCTTATCtaacttgtatttctttctttctttttcttttttttttttttttttttttttttttgcggtacgcgggcctctcactgtcgtggcctctcccgttgcggagcacaggctccggacgtgcaggcccagcggccaaggctcacgggcccagccgttccgcggcatgtgggatcttcccggaccggggcacgaacccgtgtcccctgcattggcaggcggactctcaaccactgcgccaccaggggagcccccccACTCTTCAATTATTTATTCTACCATATTTACTGTAATTGTTtatctaacacatatttatgttttatgtgtTTTGGTATACATGGTATATGGCGGGGAAACAGTGAGGAGAAACAGCAGAAGGAGCTGCTAGGAACTTAGCTTGgaagggacaggggaggggagcaggccCACCCTGGGCACTCTTGAGGCAGAGCCAGCGGGGAGCTCTGGTGCCTGCGGGCAGATGGGATCCAGTGAGCCAGCAGGGTGGGACCTGCAGGGGAAGGTCAGGCAGAGGGTGGGAGGCCAGCTCTTAAAAAgcgtgtcgggcttccctggtggcgcagtggttgagagtccgcctgccgatgcagggagcacgggtttgtgccccggtctgggaggatcccacgtgccgcggaacggctgggcctgtgagccatggccgctgagcctgcgtgtccggagcctgtgctccgcaatgggagaggccacaacagtgagaggcctgcatacagcaaaaaaaaaaaaaaaaaaagaatctgcctgccaatgcaggggacatgggttcgagccctggtctgggaagatcccacatgccacggagcaactaagtccgtgtgccacaactacggagcctgcgctctagagctcgcgagccacaactactgaagcctgtgtgcctagagcccgtgctctgcaacgagaagccaccacaatgagaagcctgtgcactgcaactaaaAGTAGCTCCCActcagcaacgaaaacccaacgcagccacgaaaaaagagagaaaaagaaaaaggcttgggacttccccggtggtccagtggttaagactccatgcttccaccgcagggagcatgggttcgatccctggtcgggggactaggATCTCACATgtcacgtggtgtggccaaagaaaaagaaaaaaggacaaaaaaaaaggcTCATCGAAGAATTGTCTGGAAGGTGAAGATGGCAACTGCGTTTCTGAGTGTACGGTCAGCGAGTTAGGCTGCAGGGGCTGCTGGGAGCCCCGAGCGGGCTCTGGACGAAGGCAGGGGCTCCCCATCGCCAGCCCTGAGCTTCGCCAGGGGACCTGGTAGCTGTCCCCGCAGCAGACTGGCACCCCCGGCCCCTGGCCCAGCCGGGCCCCTTAGGAAAGGGAACGGCCCCACACTCACCTCTGCACTGTCTGCGAGGCCACCAGGAAGGACATGAGGTCTCCCCCCGTCAGCTGCTGTCCGGCCACGAGGGAGCCCCCAATAAACAGGGTGCCCAAGACCATGCCTGAGTGGGGCAAGGACAGGGGTTCAAGGAGGAAGCAGCGGAGGGCAGAGGACAGAgcctggcccacgtgctggtccCCAGTGCCAGTCCCTGCTGTGCTCCCCACTGACTGGACTTCAGGTAAGTCACTTGAgtggtctctgcctctgtctcgtCATCTGGCAACGAGTGGGCTGGGGGCACCTCCACGGCTCCCTCGGGGGCGGCCCAGCAGCGCGCTGTACACGGCTCGGCTGTGACACTGGGTCTCCCTGCCCACTGCCTGCCGGCGGCAGCAGCCTCCAGAGGCCGGCTGACTGGCCCTCGAGAGACATGTGAAGGACCTCGAGCAGGTGGAGAGCTGCCCGTCGCCCGCCCTGCTGGGACCCGTCCTTCGCTCCTCCGAGCTCAGCCCAAGCCACAGCCCAGGACCCCCGGCAGGGCCTCGCTCACTCACAGTTGAAGGCGATACTGGAGAGCCCCTGGAACAAGGCGATGCCTCTGCCCAGCTCCTCTGCCTTAGAGCGGGACCCCCCCAGCTCCGCTCCATAGCGTCTGCGACAGAAGCCGAGCCCAGCCCTCAGGAAGCAGGCAGGCtgcgcggggtggggggaggtgcatCTGGGGAGGCCGCCCCCTGCCACCGCTTTGGGCTCCACCCCCGCCCGGCACTCACTCCTCTTCCCGCTGCTCCATGGCGAAGGCTCGCACGGTCCGTACATTGCCCAGGGCCTCATCTGCCACACCCGTTGCCCTGGCGACCTGCGGGGAGTCCAGGAGTCAGGGAGCCGGGATGGAGACACGGAGGGGTGACAGAGGAGTACAGGGCAGAGAAGAGGACGGGCGGGAATGCTGGTACCTGCTCCTGACACTGGCGAGACAATTTTCTGAGAGCTGAGCCCATGAGGGTGCCAGCGCCCATCAGGGCAGGCGTGGCCACCATCAGCAGCAGGGTGAGGCGCGTGGAGAGCATGGACAGGGACACCAGGCAGCCGGCCACCTGCGTGAAGCTGCGCAGCCCCTGGGGAGCGGACAGGAGGGCGTCTGGCATCAGCAACATGATGTGGGGAACTCGGCAAGAGTCAGCTGGCTACAGCTAGCTCTCCACTCACAAGGCCAAGGCCATAGGTCTGACCCCTGGGAGGCCAACCGACAGTCCACTGGTCACAGAGCGTAACCCCTTCCTGATGCGCAGGCGTGAGGAGAATGCCTGCGGACCGAGGCATCCTCCCCCGGGACAAATCCcacttttattctcttctgcTCTAGAAACTGAACAGAAAGAGAATcgcctggggaattccctggccgtccagtggtcgggacttggtgctttcactgcggggcccgggttcaatccctggtcggggaactaagatcccacaagctatgaggcgcggccaaaaaataaaaaaagagagaattgcCTGGTGATGCCGCCCAGGGACGGCTAGGGGTCAGTGACAACGcggggggaagaggagaggacatCAGGAACAGAGCAGAAAGCCATCGCGCCCTCTCCTGTCCGCGTGCCCGGCGTTCCGGGGGCAACGTGGTGATTCTGCTCTGGGCAAGCTGGGCCAGGACAGGCTCGTCTGAGCCTTCCTTCTTGGGACGGTTTTCCGGGGACGTAGGATTTCAGAACGGGAGAGAAACAGCCTGTCTCGACCCCAGACGCTGCCGTGGCACCTCCTGCTGTGAACGTCCCTCTTCCCTCACCCGCACCCTCACCAGACAGCAGGCTTCTCGCTTCGGCATGAGCCTGGGCGCAGGGCCCaagggtggggcggggggtggggtgggcaggactGGCCTGCTGCATCCGCACTAGGGAGCATGCGCGTGTGAGTGAGCGTGGGGGGACCTGGGCGCTGACCTGGGAGATGACGAGTTTGAAGGATGATTTAAACTCCTGCACGTCAGTCGTCAATCGGCTTACCAGCTGCCCTGTCTTTTTAGCATCGAAGAAAGCAATGTCTTGTCTGGCAGTAGGACACGGGGGCAGCGggtgggggagaagagggagacaCGACCTCAGTATGAGGCCCCGCCCCTAGGCATTCACCAGTCCCCCCGGGGGGCCGCTTGGTCCCCGCCACCACCGCACCCCACATCCCGAGGCTGGCAGTACCGGAGCAGGTTGCTGAAGAGGGCCCTCCGCATGTCCGCAGCCATGCGCTCGCCGATGCGGGACAGAAGCACCAGGTACCCGAAGGTCAGCAGGCCCTGGGAGAGAGGCCAGAATCTCAGGGGCGCCCGCGCGGTTCCGCTGGCGGCCCCCGGGCCCTCCCTTCTGCTGTACCTGGAGGCCGTAAAGGATGAGCAGGTGGGTGCTGAGGTTCCGGGACTCAGTCAGGAAGCTGCCCACGTGGTCCCTCGTGTACTTGGCCACGATCTCCACCAGCTGACCCAGAAGCAGGGGGATCTGCACATTCACCAGTGCTGCGCCCAGTGCCAGCTTGGGGGGTGGGAGACAGACGTTTACAGGGGGACCACGCTCTTCCCTAACCCCAGCCCTTCCTCTCCCACTATTGCCCACGCTTTGGGGGCTCCTGTGTCTCTCGGAGAGTTAAAGCCCAGCTGCCAGCCCCAGGGGACCCCTGGACCCTGTTCACCCAGCTGCCCTGTGCAGGTCCTCCTGGTGACCCCCAGCCCCGCTGCTTCCCGAGGTCTCCTCTGAGATTCGGCCAGGCAGGAAAGCTGTCCCTAGGCGGCTCTGGCTGGGGCTTCCGCGAACCCCTGGCTGGGTTCTTCCCTGTCCCTGgcgtggggcggggcgggagaAAACCTCACCACGATGGCTGCCCCCAGGACCAGCAGATGGGGGCGTAGAAACTGCCAGAAGAGCTTCCAGTTGAAGCGGGGCTCCACGACACGGGGTCCAGAGCGGGCCGGAGGGGCCGCTTCTGCCTCACAGAGTGCCACAAGGCCGCGGCGGGGGCACTTACTCAGGATCACGGGGCCCAGGAGGACTCCCCCAacccagagccaggcagaggggctGCGGCCGGGAGCTGGGGGGGCTCGAGGGAGGCAGGCCCGGAGCTGGGGCTGCAGCCGGGCCACGGCCCCGaggaggcaggagctggggcGGCCATCGCGGGACCTGCAGGGAGAGAAGGGCACTGAGGGCTCGAGGGCCCAGCTGGCCCCCAGCTGAACAACAAAGCGGCCGAGCTCTCGGCTCAGCCCTCTGGAGAGCAGCAGCTCCTCTCGCAACGGCCCACCCTGCCCTTCTCAGGGCGGCTCTGAAGCAACCTCGGTTTCTGAGATGAACACGCCCAGTGGAGAGCAATCGAGTGGTAAAGGTGTTCTCCCTGGCTCGCCTCTCAGACGGCGGGCCCCAGCCAGTGACCGTCTCCAACCCCTGCTCTCTCAGAATCACAGGACACCAGAGCTGGACGGCGCTCCTCTTACAGCGGAGAACACAGAAGTTCCCAGTGAATGCAGCTCGGAGAGGGACAGTGCCCCCCCACCTCACCAAGTCATCAGTCCACTCTGTTTGATCCTCACATCcctgggagggagaggccagTATTCTCACTTGATAGATGATAAAATCCTGCAGGGCTGAGAGCTGAAATCATTTGTCCCCAGGCAGCAGAACTAGGACAAGAGAGGAGCCCtgctgtctgactccagaatccaGGCTCATCCTATGCTGCCATGTGTGATGAGCCCAAGGTTATGTGTGGCAGGGCCAGGCCTGGACCCAAGTCTCTGACCACTGGTCGGAAGCTTATTATATATCCCATCGCCCTGTCTCCTTCCTGGCCTTGAGCGCTTACGTGACAAGGCAAGGAAGGAAAGGGTGACAGACTCCCTCTCtgtcagctgaaggaagaaaaagaaataaaatccaaataacgTAGTATCTTGTCATCTTGGGATAGGCCAAGATCACCCCTTTCCTGCAGTTCCGGTACCTGCAGATGGCAACATAGGGCCGCAGCCTACTGTGCGTCAGTGCCCTGCTCTGTGGAACAGGAAGAGGGGGTGAACGGTACAGACCGAGTAACTACGCTGCGGTAGTTAAGCTTTAGTGTGCGTGTGGGTACAAACGACTAACGACAAAGCTTGccgaggctggaggctgggggtggggtggggggagccattACCGTCCTTTTAAAACACCTGGACTTGAGAGGGCAACGAGGACCATAATcataattgcatttttttaataaaaaattttttcaaaaaatttatttatttttggctgtgttgggtcttcactgctgcgagtgggggctactcttccttgcagtgcacaggcttctcattgcagtggcttctcttgttgcagaacacgggctctaggtgcgcgggcttcagtagttgtggctcgcaggctcagtagttgtggctcgcgggcttagctgctccgcagcatgtgggatcttcccagaccagggattgaacccgtgtcccctgcattggtaggcggattcttaaccattgcgccaccagggaagtccccataattgCATTTTAAAGATCACTGCAGAGGGGAGTGAGCTGGAGAATGACAGGAGTGGCTATAGGGAGGCCTGTTAGAAGCATAAGTTATCTGGCCAAGAGTATATGGTAGGACGATCAAAGATCCAAATGAGATTATTGATGAGGAgaggcttttaaaaaacaaatagatgAAAGGTTTCTTCTTTACTATGATGGCCTTTCATATTTCCAGACCCTCCTAACTACACACTCCATCTCAACCTTCCCTTGTTTCAGGGAGGCCTGGGCTTCTTGCCAACTCTATATTACACCTCCCCCGACCCCATCCACCTGCCTGTCTTCCACTGTGTACTATATATCTATCCAAAATATAAACGGAGAAGCTCAATGTCCTTCTGCCCTGTGTAAATGCCCCTCTTCCTCATTAGACCATATATTCCTTGATGGCGGGAAGCGCTATCTTATTCACCACCGTATCCCCAGCACTTAGCAGAGCTCTGGTACATAACAGCGTTCAGCAAATGGTTATGTTTCTTGAGCACATGCtctcattagaaatgcagaacaaGCTGCCCTGACTCGCTGCTGCCGCGTTTGCAAAGCTTTAGACTTACTGTGGATAACAGTAACAAATATGTTTTACTTTGCGATCCGGCACAATGTCACAGAAAACTGAAATGCTTCACAAAACAGTacttcccttcattttttttggctgtcCTGTGCGGCTCGCAGGTTCTTAGTTTCCCCACGAAGGATTaaacccgggccccggcagtgaaagcaccaagtcctaaccactggaccaccagggaattccctccctaatttttaaaattaattaattaatatatttatttttggctgcattgggtcttcgttgctgcgcgtgggctttctctagttgcggcgagcgggggctactcttggttgcggtgcgcaggcttctcattgcggtggcttctcttgttgtggagcacgggctctaggcatgcgggctttaggacttgtggcatgtgggctcagtagttgtagctcatgggttctagagctcaggctcagtagttgtggtgcaggggcttagttgctccgcggcatgtaggatcattccggaccagggatcgaacccatatcccctgcattggcaggcagattcttaaccactgcgccaccagagaagtccccctaCTTTGTTTTTAACACGTATTCCAttatattcacttttatttttttatttatttttttttatattcactttTAAATGATTCAGACTCACTAAATTCACTTTATGAACTATTGTGTTGTGGCCTGACGTTTTAAAAACACTACACTATGAACACACAAATAGTAAAACGTTGTTTGATGTCTTTTCTGGAGTTTCGCTCTGGTTAAAAAACATCGACACCCTTACTCTTTTCCTAAGGACTGTTTTCAAGCCTTTTAATAATTTACCATGGCCACTTTCCAGCTTTTCTCATCTTCTCCAAACTAAGGTCTAAGCAGTGCTTGGTCACTGCCAAGAACTGGCAGATTACTTCCCAGCACCGGTACTTCTAGCTGCAGCTCCGCCCATCTCGCCCTCCATCAGTCAGACAGGCTTTCCAAAGGACACAAGCCCACATCCACCCGCCCCTACGAATCTGCTGCCTGCCTGGCTCTCGGGTTCTTCACTCCAGGATTAGAAAGGCATCAGTCGCTTCTCATAAAGCATTTACAGCGGAGTGGCAGTTTCAGGGTACATGTTCGTTTCCCACCTGTGTCTTTCTCTCTTGAGACGAACGTGTATAGAGCATACAAGAACACATACATACGCGTTACCAAACTGACTATCTCTGCTGAAACTATCCCGATTTAGTAACCATTTTTGTTCAGTTCACACTGAATTTTTGGAACAACAGCAATACTAAATGTCTCCGGACACTAATAATTTTTGTCCACATCGCCAGACCAATTCCAAGAACGAGGACTGGGGCCGGAAACGGGGGCCCGACACCTGTGCAGCACGGCGCCCGCTGGTGGGAAGAGACCTAGCGTGGTCACCGGCCAGAGCGCCCCCTCCGTCCAGCACACATGCAGATACAGACGCGCCGAGCCTCCTGCTGGCACCCAGGTCTCGCTTTAAATAATTGAGGCCAATCCCCGGGGGAGTGACATTCAACCCCGGGCCGGGCCGGCCTATAACTCCCAGCAGGCGTTGCGCGAGCCCGGGACTCCATCTCCCGGCGGTCCCCACGCCCTGCCGGCAGGTCAATGGCCCGCGCTCCCAGTAGGTTTGTCCCTTTTTACCTGACGGCCGAGAATGTCTGGAAGCGGAGGGATAGTAGTGGCTTGCCTGCGACAGGGCTACCCCGAATCCCGACCCGAAATAAGTGCACCAACATGGTGGGGGTAGAAAAGGAGCAGCCGGCAACAGCAGCTTCACCCTTACTCCACTGAGGGCTCCATGTTGCCTCCGGCCCCCATCCCGACAACCCCCTCGCGACTCGGCGATGATTGGTGGAAAGAAGCATCAATTTCATTGCAAGCTGTGATTGGAGAAAACCTTGTTAGCCCCCCTTCTGGGACTGTGATTGCAGAGAGTCGCCTGTCTCCCGCCCCCAGTTCCGGGCGGGCCCTGCCCTGTGCACGCCGTCCGAGTCGGCTACGGGGTGACGTTTTGAGGGTGTGCAGAGTGCGTCCCCCCGCCCTGGGGTATCCATAGTAACGCGTCAGCTGCTGACCTCCGGGTCATTCTCTTATGGGCGCTCCTGGCGGACTCTAGATGTTCCGGAGTCTCCAGGGAGTGTAGACCGCTGGTTCTGGGAGACTAACGGACAAAAACCGTTTGGAGTTTTTTCAAAACATGTGCACGTGCTTTGCCACCCACCCCGCTCTCCTAGGCGAGTCGGAGCTCCGGGGACGGCAGCCAcatatatttgggggaaaaaaaaccctggtgATTCTGATAAACTGCCCCTACTCAATGGTTTAGAACCGCTGGCGCGACCCTAAATCCATCTCCCCCACAGATGCCTTCCTACCGCAGTTAGGCTGACTGTGCCTGAAGCTGCCACCGCACAGCTCTTACACCTCTGTTTCACTCTTAGTTATTTCTTCTGTGTAATTACTTGTTTGCATAGCTGCCTCCCCACTGGGCTGTGACTTCCTTTTGGGTAGTGGCTCTGTCTCATTCATccgtcccctccttcccctccaaatGCCTGGCAGGGAAGAGTGTCCTTAATAATAAATTGACGT
The genomic region above belongs to Lagenorhynchus albirostris chromosome 8, mLagAlb1.1, whole genome shotgun sequence and contains:
- the ABCB8 gene encoding mitochondrial potassium channel ATP-binding subunit — encoded protein: MLVHLFRVGIRGSPVAGKPLLSLRFQTFSAVRSRDGRPSSCLLGAVARLQPQLRACLPRAPPAPGRSPSAWLWVGGVLLGPVILSKCPRRGLVALCEAEAAPPARSGPRVVEPRFNWKLFWQFLRPHLLVLGAAIVLALGAALVNVQIPLLLGQLVEIVAKYTRDHVGSFLTESRNLSTHLLILYGLQGLLTFGYLVLLSRIGERMAADMRRALFSNLLRQDIAFFDAKKTGQLVSRLTTDVQEFKSSFKLVISQGLRSFTQVAGCLVSLSMLSTRLTLLLMVATPALMGAGTLMGSALRKLSRQCQEQVARATGVADEALGNVRTVRAFAMEQREEERYGAELGGSRSKAEELGRGIALFQGLSSIAFNCMVLGTLFIGGSLVAGQQLTGGDLMSFLVASQTVQRSMANLSVLFGQVVRGLSAGSRVFEYMTLSPRIPLSGGHCIPREHLRGSITFHNVCFSYPCRPGFQVLRDFTLTLPPGKIVALVGQSGGGKTTVASLLERFYDPTAGMVTLDGQDLRTLDPSWLRGQVIGFISQEPVLFGTTIMENIRFGKLDASDEEVYAAAREANAHEFITSFPEGYNTVVGERGATLSGGQKQRLAIARALVKQPLVLILDEATSALDSESERLVQEALDRASAGRTVLVIAHRLSTVRGAHQIVVMAHGRVCEVGTHEELLKKGRLYSELIRRQALDAPPPETPRGHGKQHPKS